Genomic window (Bombus vancouverensis nearcticus chromosome 2, iyBomVanc1_principal, whole genome shotgun sequence):
AATTTTTAGTCTTTCCATTAATAAAGCCAGACAATTCATCCGGTGTCATATTCAAAATATTACAGATAGTTTCTTGAGTTTCTCTTTCGCTTGCCTCATTTTCGTTCGAAAACTTTTGCGTTTCACGATCTCCTTGGAGTTCGTAGAGTTTTCTCAAAAATTCCTAATTTCAAGCAACATCTTATCAAgagttttataatttaaaaaataataatatctcaTTTTATGATTAATCAATTATATTATTGATATAATTGACTAATTAATTTATGGGAAAACCTGTTTGCAACGTACGAAATTtcggaaattaaaaaattaatatcgaaAGTATGTGTAACTGCATTATATGTACCTTGATGGCGTTTAAGTATTCGATATTCTGAGTTTTAGTAACCAGCAACTTCATTTTCGTTGACTTAATAGTCTCCTCGTATTTAGCTTTCACAACTTCAATCTCCTGTTGCACTGTCTCGCCACATTTTTTCGCACATTGCTTTTCCATCTGACCAATcagatacaatttttatttacgtaAAAATTACCAAACTACGTAGTACGAATCTTTTCACCTTTCCCTTCATGTCCGCCTTCGATTTTTCATTGTCTGACAGTAATTTATCCTTTTCATCATTTAAAACGGTAATCTAATAGGATAAATTAATTAGCCTTATTAAAGTATTCTAAACTATATTACACATATGCACAAGCTTATCAAAGTATTTTCTTCAGCATTTCTTTCAGAAATACGTACCTTTGCTTTTAATTGTGAGTTACTGTTTCGAACATTGCTCACTTCGTTCTCCAAGCTGCTCATTTTAGATACTAATTGATTTTTTTCTTTAGTCAACTCTGTCAGCTGACCCTTGTAACTGTTCAATAAAAATCCCTTGTTGGCGTTCGCCGACTCCAATCGTACTaatctaaattattttattagtttattaaAAACGAAGATAACGCGATTACTAATCAAATTTGTAGCCAATTCGGAATACCAACAACTTCTTTTTCattaaacaaatttcaaatactTGTTTTTAAGGTGAGCAATGGTCGCCGAATCCTCTTCCACTTTTTTCTTCAGATTTGCCAGCTCTCTGTTCTTACACGCGTCTCGAGAATTCCCCCTATGGTGTTCCTTCCCCGTGGTGTGCTGCAACCAGTCCCGCGTGTCATCTATCTTCCTCTTTAAGGAAAGATTTTCGCTTATTAGATTGTTCAAATTCGTTTCGGTTGCCTCCATTTCTTGCTTCAGCTGGTCGAAGCATTCGCTGATCGACTCGTGCTCCTCGCATTTACTTTTTAGCTTCCTCCGAGTCACGGCTAATTCTCGTTTCAATTTGTTCATTCTTGCCACTGTCGTGTGCAGCTGATAAAAGCGAAGCGCGTGACACGAATTCCAATTCGATATCGCTGTCTTCGTTTCTAAAATACTCTGTTACTCTAAATCGATATACCTTCTTACGTAATCTACTCGCAATCCTCTCGTCACACTTTAACTTTCTACGAGatttaatttgataattacTACTCCTTCTCTGATCTACTGTACGGGGACCAAAATTTTCCAAAACAGAGGTACAAATACGCACGATGTTTTCTTGCAACATCTCGTTTTCTTTACGTGCTTCTGCTTTCGCGTTTTCTAACAATCTGTGTTGGACAAGAGCTCGATGTAAGCAACACGCTTTTTAATTACGTTATCGTTTATACAAGCAGAACGTTCCGTATGTAACTTTACTTTTTGTACTTTTCTTTCGCGATTGGTTTCGCCTTCAAAGCCACTTCCAGATCTTCTTTCGTTCGAGTGAGCTTCGCTTCCAGCTGCGATATGATCGTCTCGTATCTAATGGACAAATTTGAGATTAATCAAATTTAACGAGAAGATACTCGAAGATTAAGAggctgaatatttaaatattagagATCTACCGCTCTTTGATTCTAGCTCCCAGAAATTCACTTTTGTCGTGCAAATACCTTTGTTACACCCTGTATAAGTAGATACGAGTTTGgagaaaaatttcattaatccaCGGCTACGATTAATTTTGGCATATTTTCGCGCGATCGAATTTCCCTTGAATTTCTGGCCGGCTGGAAAAATCGTCAGACTTTTTCgacaaaagattaaaaaaaaaaaaaaaaaaatgaaggaaaCAGACCGCTTTTATATATTCTCTATAAACTCACTCGGCCTCCTTGTTCGGCGATATTTTCCCCTTTGTCCGCTGCTCGATGCGCCAATTCGATTCGACGTGGATATTTCGTTCcggcaaaaaaggaaaatttaCATTAGGTACGCCGGCTGATATTGTGGAAAAGTCGTTGTTTGTTTTCCGTCGAAATTCGAATTGAATAGTCGAGTGGATTTTATGAAAACTCTTATACATTGCagatgtattttttcttttttctttttcttttttgttcaaCTTGCTAGCCGTGCAAGACGAATACCGTACTACgtgtgtgtatttaaaaatGGTGAGCCTTTCACATACTTGACAAACGAGTATAAATTGAAAACAGGAATCTTATTTGACTGGATGTATAAACGAAGAGTCTCCGAGAAGCGATCCATATAACAAAAACTGATATAAATTTTGAATGTTTAAATTCTTCAAATTCAATAACACACGATTGGAAGTTCCGACGGATCGTTCGAATTTTTGTTTGAGaattttgcaatattttaatatacatactCTTTGCATACCTCAGTCCCTCTGGCGAGGGCTTCCTCGATCAGGCATTGGGGAGCAGGATCCTCGTCGATACACCGAAATGCCGAcagttttttttctttgaaatgAACGCACGACGGGGCGAAATGATTCGCCTCAGTCGATAGTTTATTATCGTAGAGATTTTTCTCGTCCAACTGGATAGCTTCGATGGGAGTTTGTGTACAAATTGTTTTTGTTTCTGTGTCGAATCTTTTATCTAGAAGACGTATAAAAGGCAATACACAATGTACAAATAGTATTTGTAAGATATTATCGGAGGAGCGTTCGAGTTCTGTGCGCTACTGCCACCTGGTGATGTTTCCCGATATTATCTACAGCAATGAAATCTGCTATATCGATAAATTCGCACAACTCGAAAAACAAGCATATTGTTCGATAATGTTATTGCATTTTCACATACGATATTTAAATCGGAAAAAA
Coding sequences:
- the LOC117162836 gene encoding uncharacterized protein LOC117162836; translated protein: MSLVNFLPHYLCVVVHNGRTIERGSTNRRQGEGEMVDGGKKIVRNANQKQNGCSSLADAQETRPVADKRFDTETKTICTQTPIEAIQLDEKNLYDNKLSTEANHFAPSCVHFKEKKLSAFRCIDEDPAPQCLIEEALARGTERTKGKISPNKEAEYETIISQLEAKLTRTKEDLEVALKAKPIAKEKYKKLLENAKAEARKENEMLQENIVRICTSVLENFGPRTVDQRRSSNYQIKSRRKLKCDERIASRLRKKLHTTVARMNKLKRELAVTRRKLKSKCEEHESISECFDQLKQEMEATETNLNNLISENLSLKRKIDDTRDWLQHTTGKEHHRGNSRDACKNRELANLKKKVEEDSATIAHLKNKLVRLESANANKGFLLNSYKGQLTELTKEKNQLVSKMSSLENEVSNVRNSNSQLKAKITVLNDEKDKLLSDNEKSKADMKGKMEKQCAKKCGETVQQEIEVVKAKYEETIKSTKMKLLVTKTQNIEYLNAIKEFLRKLYELQGDRETQKFSNENEASERETQETICNILNMTPDELSGFINGKTKNSINLWMVELNRIIATNQFSKDLSKFLLNKVTKKTKT